In the genome of Myxococcales bacterium, one region contains:
- a CDS encoding ATP-binding cassette domain-containing protein, whose amino-acid sequence MSDRIYELRDVWKRFEETPVLSGVDLVLERGETLGLIGPSGSGKSVLLKCMIGLRSIDSGQLLFEGASVPDMSPDEQTRMRGRVGFLFQAGALFDSMTVRGNLEYSLRERFFDRISEQELRQRADWALEAVGLSPSEGDTMPADLSGGMQKRVGIARTIITRPEVVLLDEPTQGLDPPNAHRISDLIVDLRARLGLTALIVAHDLRTVFTVCDRVAFLDAGRIQQTGAPAELVESDNPAVRDFVIGHPPEEELDPRVSQPPEPWT is encoded by the coding sequence GTGAGCGATCGCATCTACGAGCTCCGCGACGTCTGGAAACGCTTCGAAGAGACCCCAGTGCTCTCTGGCGTCGACCTCGTTCTGGAGCGCGGTGAGACCCTCGGGCTCATCGGACCTTCGGGCTCCGGCAAGAGCGTGCTGCTCAAGTGTATGATCGGGCTCCGCAGCATCGACTCCGGTCAGCTGCTGTTCGAGGGTGCGAGCGTCCCCGACATGAGCCCGGACGAACAGACCCGCATGCGCGGGCGCGTGGGCTTCCTGTTCCAAGCGGGCGCGCTGTTCGACTCGATGACCGTCCGAGGGAACCTCGAGTACAGCCTGCGCGAGCGGTTCTTCGACCGCATCTCCGAGCAAGAACTGCGGCAGCGGGCGGACTGGGCGCTCGAGGCGGTGGGACTCTCGCCGAGCGAGGGCGATACGATGCCGGCGGACCTCTCCGGCGGCATGCAGAAGCGCGTTGGCATCGCGCGCACGATCATCACGCGCCCGGAGGTGGTCCTGCTCGACGAGCCGACGCAGGGGCTCGACCCACCGAACGCGCACCGGATCTCGGACCTGATCGTGGATCTGAGAGCCCGGCTCGGGCTCACTGCCTTGATCGTCGCGCACGATCTCCGGACGGTATTCACGGTGTGCGATCGCGTGGCGTTCTTGGACGCCGGGCGGATCCAGCAAACCGGGGCACCGGCGGAGCTGGTGGAAAGCGACAACCCTGCCGTCCGAGACTTCGTGATCGGCCATCCTCCGGAGGAAGAGCTGGACCCGCGGGTGTCGCAGCCGCCGGAGCCGTGGACGTGA
- a CDS encoding nucleotidyl transferase AbiEii/AbiGii toxin family protein: MAEFTRPATWDDLRTLARYLNEAEARYALVGGYAIAAHGFVRFSEDIDILVDPAPDNTPSWVAALSRLPDAAAKELADDPDIFQREGNYAIRVNDEFTVDVLPAACGHSWRELSAYVEEVELEGVPLRVLSLEGLLLTKEGLRDRDRADAAVLKQAIAKIRARDTHE, translated from the coding sequence ATGGCTGAGTTCACGCGTCCAGCGACTTGGGACGATCTCCGGACTCTCGCGCGGTACCTGAACGAAGCCGAGGCGCGCTACGCGCTCGTCGGAGGCTATGCGATCGCAGCACATGGCTTTGTCCGCTTTTCAGAGGACATCGACATCCTCGTCGATCCCGCGCCCGACAACACGCCGAGCTGGGTCGCTGCCTTATCGAGGCTTCCCGACGCCGCCGCAAAGGAGCTGGCCGACGATCCCGACATCTTCCAACGCGAGGGCAACTACGCGATCCGGGTCAACGACGAGTTCACCGTCGACGTACTGCCCGCCGCTTGCGGCCACTCGTGGCGGGAGCTCTCGGCGTACGTCGAAGAGGTCGAGCTCGAGGGCGTGCCGCTACGTGTCCTGAGCCTCGAGGGGCTCCTGCTGACCAAGGAAGGTCTCCGCGATCGCGACCGAGCGGATGCCGCCGTCTTGAAGCAAGCCATCGCGAAAATCCGCGCTCGGGATACCCACGAATGA
- a CDS encoding thrombospondin type 3 repeat-containing protein: protein MDGDGVGVGTDNCSPVFNPSQTDSDGDGVGDACDLPVPVDPPRPTLGSAPTERSTFVGSLTRAAKPRPTRPLRPRKRRRRCLRCATTQPSPARRCHSKHRRRLPDKEGAGRRAPARQRREHRPGGGSTDASADTYSFPGGAGTKKIYEPPILK from the coding sequence ATGGATGGCGACGGCGTTGGCGTCGGCACGGACAACTGCTCCCCCGTGTTCAACCCATCGCAGACCGACTCGGACGGAGACGGCGTCGGGGACGCCTGTGACTTGCCAGTTCCCGTTGATCCGCCTCGACCCACTCTGGGATCCGCCCCGACTGAGCGGAGCACGTTCGTCGGGTCTCTCACGCGCGCTGCCAAGCCCAGACCGACGCGCCCCCTCCGTCCGCGCAAGCGCCGGCGGCGCTGCTTGCGGTGTGCGACCACGCAGCCCAGCCCCGCGCGTCGCTGTCACTCGAAGCACCGCCGGCGCTTGCCGGACAAGGAGGGGGCAGGCCGGCGCGCACCGGCGCGTCAGCGCCGGGAGCACCGCCCCGGGGGAGGCAGCACTGACGCCAGCGCCGACACCTACTCCTTCCCCGGCGGCGCCGGCACGAAGAAGATCTACGAGCCGCCGATTCTGAAGTGA